Proteins encoded in a region of the Pirellulales bacterium genome:
- a CDS encoding DUF1553 domain-containing protein, producing MTKPLPLTGRIAGRFWRRAGGVVDGGPFVLRTVAILILASASAIGAEGTVLAPAAADLEFFEKQIRPLLAQHCYECHGVKKSKGGLRLDVAAGWQRGGDSGPAVVAGKPDESLLIAAVRREGLEMPPTGKLPDQAIRALEEWVVRGAPAPADAGKPIPAKVSRTIDIEAGRQFWAYQPPHATAPPQVDDPVWSVHPMDRFIFSKLQEAGLRPQTPAERATLVRRLYFDLWGLPPDVDDLIAVESDQSPDWYERLVDRLLASPRFGERWARHWLDVVRFGESLTLRGFILPDAWRYRNYVIESFNGDRPYVQFLREQVAGDLLPADTIADRQRQLVATTFLALGNTNLEEQDKRQLDMDVVDEQLDVIGKAFLGQTIGCARCHDHKFDPIPTRDYYALAGILRNVQTLAHENVSKWMSVNLPLAHEDEGKFAEFEAQVAAVETKVAKLKEQLARADGQKADDAKVAAAADLPGIVIDDSQAKLVGAWQTSQSVKPYIGAGYVHDSDQGKGEKTATFAPELPKNGRYEVRLAYTAADNRAKDVPVTVFSAEGDRLIRVNMRERPPIDGRFISLGQYRCEAAGQNFVLVANEGTTGHVVVDAVQYLSADDDKPAARREELAQRIAPSQDEIKPDVNLVRRRGELIKLEKDLKHLRSTGPNRPQVMTVIERAKIEDAPLHIRGTVHSLGEIVPRGFLQVVAPQAVTPLPADQSGRRELADWIASPANPLTARVFANRAWHWLFGQGLVRTVDNFGTTGELPSHPELLDHLALYFATHDSSIKQLVRYLVTSRAYRQRSEEVEATRAADPENRRLARQNRQRLEAECLRDAMLAVSGQLRCVYADSTIRSDAKTDYEYVDHDTLRSIYVPVLRNSLPELFEAFDGADSSMVTGRRNTSTVVQQALFMMNSPFVKEQAMAAARRLLALDLADDDTRCEHAFRQTLGRAPRMAECEVVRKLLSETLATSNDRELAWADVYHMLFSSLDFRYRD from the coding sequence GTGACCAAACCCCTTCCGCTAACTGGAAGAATCGCCGGCCGCTTCTGGCGGCGCGCTGGCGGGGTGGTGGATGGCGGCCCATTCGTACTGCGGACGGTGGCGATCCTTATTTTGGCGTCCGCCTCGGCGATTGGAGCCGAGGGAACGGTACTGGCGCCTGCCGCCGCCGACCTCGAGTTTTTCGAAAAGCAAATTCGTCCCTTACTGGCGCAGCATTGCTACGAGTGTCACGGCGTAAAGAAATCGAAGGGCGGATTGCGGCTCGATGTCGCGGCCGGTTGGCAACGCGGGGGCGATTCGGGGCCAGCGGTCGTCGCTGGAAAACCAGACGAGAGCCTGCTCATCGCGGCCGTGCGTCGCGAGGGGCTCGAAATGCCGCCGACTGGCAAGTTGCCCGACCAGGCAATTCGTGCGCTCGAAGAATGGGTCGTCCGCGGCGCGCCGGCGCCGGCCGATGCAGGGAAGCCTATCCCGGCAAAGGTTTCCCGCACGATCGATATCGAAGCCGGACGTCAATTCTGGGCCTATCAACCGCCGCACGCCACGGCGCCACCGCAGGTGGATGATCCAGTATGGTCCGTGCATCCGATGGATCGATTCATATTTTCAAAACTGCAAGAGGCGGGTTTGCGCCCGCAAACGCCCGCCGAGCGAGCGACCCTCGTGCGGCGGCTGTACTTCGACCTATGGGGACTACCGCCCGATGTCGATGATCTGATCGCTGTCGAGAGCGATCAATCGCCGGATTGGTACGAACGGCTTGTCGATCGGCTGCTGGCGTCGCCGCGCTTTGGCGAGCGGTGGGCGCGGCATTGGCTCGACGTGGTCCGATTTGGCGAATCATTGACTCTACGAGGGTTCATTCTGCCGGACGCCTGGCGATACAGAAATTACGTGATCGAGTCGTTCAACGGCGATCGACCGTACGTGCAGTTTCTGCGCGAACAGGTGGCGGGTGATCTCTTGCCGGCTGACACGATCGCCGACCGGCAACGACAACTGGTAGCGACGACGTTTTTGGCGCTGGGAAATACGAATCTCGAAGAGCAGGACAAGCGTCAGCTCGATATGGACGTCGTCGACGAGCAACTGGACGTAATCGGCAAAGCATTTCTCGGTCAGACGATCGGCTGCGCCCGTTGCCACGACCACAAGTTCGATCCCATTCCGACTCGCGACTATTACGCCTTGGCCGGGATCTTGCGAAACGTGCAAACGCTGGCCCACGAGAATGTTTCGAAATGGATGAGCGTGAATTTGCCGCTAGCGCATGAAGATGAAGGGAAATTCGCGGAGTTCGAGGCGCAGGTCGCCGCGGTCGAAACCAAGGTTGCCAAGCTGAAGGAACAATTGGCTCGTGCCGATGGCCAGAAGGCAGACGACGCGAAAGTTGCCGCCGCAGCCGATCTACCGGGAATCGTCATTGATGATAGTCAGGCCAAGCTCGTTGGCGCGTGGCAGACGTCGCAAAGTGTGAAGCCGTATATCGGCGCAGGCTATGTACACGATTCCGACCAGGGAAAAGGGGAAAAGACGGCGACGTTCGCGCCAGAATTGCCCAAGAATGGTCGCTACGAGGTACGGCTGGCGTACACGGCGGCCGACAATCGCGCCAAGGACGTGCCGGTCACGGTATTTAGCGCCGAAGGCGATAGGCTGATTCGCGTGAACATGCGCGAGCGGCCTCCGATCGACGGCCGTTTCATTTCGCTAGGCCAGTATCGTTGCGAGGCGGCAGGCCAGAATTTTGTGCTGGTCGCTAACGAAGGAACCACGGGGCATGTGGTCGTCGATGCCGTGCAGTACCTGTCGGCCGACGACGACAAGCCCGCCGCCCGTCGCGAAGAGCTTGCCCAACGAATCGCGCCGTCCCAGGACGAGATCAAGCCTGACGTAAATCTCGTTAGGCGGCGCGGGGAGCTCATAAAACTCGAAAAAGATCTCAAGCATTTGCGCTCGACGGGTCCGAATCGCCCGCAGGTCATGACCGTGATCGAGCGCGCGAAGATCGAGGACGCGCCACTTCATATCCGCGGCACCGTCCATTCGCTGGGAGAAATTGTGCCACGCGGATTTTTACAGGTCGTGGCACCCCAGGCTGTCACGCCGCTACCGGCTGACCAAAGCGGTCGCCGGGAACTGGCCGATTGGATCGCTTCGCCTGCGAATCCGCTCACGGCTCGCGTCTTTGCGAATCGCGCCTGGCATTGGCTTTTCGGGCAAGGCCTGGTCCGCACGGTCGATAATTTTGGAACCACGGGCGAATTGCCTTCTCACCCAGAGTTGCTCGACCACCTGGCGCTATATTTCGCGACGCATGATTCGTCCATCAAGCAACTTGTCCGCTACCTGGTCACATCGCGAGCTTACAGGCAACGCTCTGAGGAAGTGGAAGCAACCCGGGCGGCTGATCCGGAGAATCGTCGGTTGGCGCGGCAGAACCGGCAGCGGCTCGAGGCCGAATGTTTGCGCGACGCGATGCTGGCCGTCAGCGGGCAATTGCGGTGCGTATACGCCGACTCGACGATCCGTTCGGATGCGAAGACCGACTACGAATACGTCGATCACGACACGCTTCGCAGCATCTACGTGCCGGTATTGCGAAATTCGCTACCGGAACTGTTCGAGGCGTTCGACGGTGCCGATTCGAGCATGGTCACCGGTCGTCGCAACACCAGCACAGTGGTGCAGCAAGCGTTGTTCATGATGAACAGTCCGTTTGTGAAGGAGCAAGCGATGGCTGCAGCACGCCGATTGCTTGCGCTAGACTTGGCGGATGACGACACGCGATGCGAACATGCGTTTCGCCAAACGTTGGGAAGGGCGCCACGCATGGCCGAATGCGAAGTCGTCCGCAAATTACTGTCCGAAACACTGGCGACGAGCAACGATCGTGAACTAGCCTGGGCCGACGTGTACCATATGTTATTCTCGTCCCTCGATTTCCGCTATCGCGATTGA
- a CDS encoding DUF1501 domain-containing protein yields MGNQYDISRRAFLQGAACGFGGLAWSALATAESRAASTSSLQTPHFAPRAKRVIFLFMQGGVSHVDSFDYKPRLAADDGKKMSFDDARQAANTGMGESTHRVMKSPWKFAQHGESGRWVSDLFPEMARHVDDMCLLHGVHTEGVAHGPATLFLHCGATQFIRPSIGSWVLYGLGSENESLPGFVTIAPSAGNGGARNYGTAFLPAAFQGTAIGRAGTPIMQSGLRNLAPTTIGRAAQRVRLDHLQALNELQRERHPEDSQLEAAIRSYELAWRMQETAPRVLDLADETSETLAQYGIGSPSTDNFGRQCLLARRLCEAGSRYIQVTYGDNTANPAWDQHSNLPKHAEHARAVDLPIAGLLTDLKQRGLLDDTIVWWGGEFGRTPYAEKNGTGRDHNPRGFTVWLAGGGFRAGFSHGATDEFGHIAVTGKVHMHDLHATILHQLGLDHERLTYRYAGRDFRLTDVAGRVVGGVIGA; encoded by the coding sequence ATGGGAAACCAGTACGACATTTCGCGGCGTGCGTTCTTGCAGGGGGCGGCCTGCGGCTTTGGCGGGCTAGCGTGGTCGGCACTGGCCACGGCGGAATCGCGCGCCGCAAGCACAAGTAGCCTGCAGACGCCGCATTTCGCGCCGCGTGCGAAGCGCGTGATCTTCCTGTTTATGCAGGGGGGCGTAAGCCATGTCGACTCGTTCGATTACAAGCCGCGGCTGGCGGCCGACGACGGCAAAAAGATGTCGTTCGACGATGCGCGGCAGGCAGCCAATACCGGCATGGGCGAGTCGACGCATCGTGTGATGAAATCGCCCTGGAAATTCGCGCAGCATGGCGAGAGCGGCCGCTGGGTTTCGGACCTGTTCCCCGAAATGGCCCGGCACGTCGACGATATGTGCCTGCTGCATGGCGTACATACCGAAGGGGTCGCTCACGGTCCGGCAACGCTCTTCTTGCACTGCGGGGCCACGCAATTCATTCGGCCCTCGATCGGCTCCTGGGTTCTGTACGGGCTGGGATCCGAAAACGAGAGCTTGCCAGGATTCGTCACGATCGCGCCGTCGGCCGGGAACGGCGGAGCCCGTAACTACGGCACGGCTTTTCTGCCTGCGGCCTTTCAGGGCACCGCGATCGGCCGGGCCGGAACGCCGATTATGCAGTCGGGCCTGCGCAATCTCGCGCCGACGACTATAGGGCGCGCTGCACAACGTGTACGGCTCGACCATCTGCAGGCGTTGAACGAGCTGCAGCGCGAGCGCCACCCGGAGGATTCCCAACTCGAGGCCGCGATCCGTTCCTATGAACTGGCCTGGCGCATGCAAGAGACGGCACCTCGGGTATTGGATCTGGCGGATGAAACGTCCGAGACGCTGGCCCAATACGGTATCGGATCGCCTTCGACCGATAATTTTGGCCGGCAATGCCTGCTCGCGCGGCGGCTGTGCGAAGCGGGATCCCGCTACATCCAGGTGACCTACGGTGACAATACGGCCAATCCGGCCTGGGATCAGCATTCAAATCTGCCCAAGCATGCCGAGCATGCCCGGGCTGTGGATCTCCCGATCGCGGGCCTGCTTACGGATTTGAAGCAGCGCGGCCTGCTCGACGACACGATCGTTTGGTGGGGGGGCGAGTTCGGCCGAACTCCCTATGCTGAGAAGAACGGCACGGGCCGGGATCATAACCCTCGTGGGTTTACAGTGTGGCTGGCCGGCGGTGGGTTTCGGGCCGGTTTTTCTCACGGAGCCACCGACGAATTTGGCCACATTGCCGTGACGGGTAAGGTCCACATGCATGACCTCCACGCTACGATTCTGCACCAATTGGGGCTCGACCACGAACGCCTGACCTACCGATACGCCGGCCGGGATTTCCGACTCACGGACGTGGCGGGGCGGGTTGTGGGGGGAGTGATTGGCGCGTAA